The following coding sequences lie in one Leucobacter allii genomic window:
- the arfB gene encoding alternative ribosome rescue aminoacyl-tRNA hydrolase ArfB, with protein MDLEVTRALRIPGAELSWRFSRASGPGGQHVNTSDSRVELSWDVAASGALSEAQRARLLARLAPRLAAGTLTVAASERRSQLRNREAARARLAALVREGLAPDAAPRRATRPGRGAVRRRLEAKARRSDTKRLRRRPPGE; from the coding sequence ATGGATCTCGAGGTGACGCGCGCCCTGCGCATCCCCGGCGCCGAACTGTCGTGGCGCTTCTCCCGCGCCTCGGGGCCGGGCGGGCAGCACGTGAACACCTCGGACAGCCGCGTCGAGCTGAGCTGGGACGTCGCCGCCTCGGGGGCGCTGAGCGAGGCCCAGCGCGCCCGACTCCTCGCGCGCCTGGCGCCCCGGCTCGCGGCGGGCACGCTCACGGTCGCCGCCTCCGAGCGCCGTTCGCAGCTGCGCAACCGCGAGGCGGCGCGCGCCCGGCTCGCGGCGCTCGTGCGGGAGGGGCTCGCCCCCGACGCCGCTCCGCGACGCGCGACGCGGCCCGGCCGGGGCGCAGTGCGACGCCGACTGGAGGCGAAGGCGCGGCGCTCGGACACGAAGCGGTTGCGACGCCGGCCGCCCGGCGAGTAG
- the prpB gene encoding methylisocitrate lyase, which translates to MLYGTTTPQAKRRALRERLASGELLRFPGAFNPLSARLIERKGFDGVYISGAVLAADLGLPDIGLTTLTEVAGRGEQIARMTELPAIIDADTGFGEPMNVARTIQTLENAGIAGAHIEDQINPKRCGHLDGKSVVDEDTALKRIRAAVEARRDPDFLIMARTDIRATEPGPGGLRLAVDRARALVDAGADAIFPEAMRTLEEFAAMREAVDVPLLANMTEFGKSELFSTEQLADIGMNIVIWPVSMLRIAMGATDRALDELHAEGHLAGKLDEMQHRAELYDLVDYESYNRFDSGVFNFEVRR; encoded by the coding sequence ATGCTGTACGGCACGACCACCCCCCAGGCGAAGCGCCGGGCGCTCCGCGAACGACTCGCGAGCGGTGAGCTGCTGCGGTTCCCCGGCGCGTTCAACCCGCTCTCGGCGCGCCTCATCGAGCGCAAGGGCTTCGACGGCGTCTACATCTCGGGCGCCGTGCTCGCGGCGGACCTCGGACTCCCCGACATCGGGCTCACCACGCTCACGGAGGTCGCCGGTCGCGGGGAACAGATCGCGCGCATGACCGAGCTGCCGGCGATCATCGATGCCGACACGGGCTTCGGCGAGCCGATGAACGTGGCGCGCACCATCCAGACGCTCGAGAACGCCGGCATCGCCGGTGCCCACATCGAGGATCAGATCAACCCGAAGCGCTGCGGCCATCTCGACGGCAAGAGCGTCGTGGACGAGGATACGGCCCTCAAGCGGATCCGGGCCGCGGTCGAGGCGCGTCGGGATCCCGACTTCCTCATCATGGCCCGCACCGACATCCGCGCCACCGAGCCCGGGCCGGGCGGGCTGCGCCTCGCCGTCGATCGCGCCCGTGCGCTCGTCGACGCGGGCGCGGACGCGATCTTCCCCGAGGCCATGCGCACCCTCGAGGAGTTCGCGGCGATGCGGGAGGCCGTCGACGTGCCGCTGCTCGCGAACATGACCGAGTTCGGCAAGAGCGAGCTGTTCTCGACGGAACAGCTCGCCGACATCGGCATGAACATCGTGATCTGGCCGGTGTCGATGCTCCGGATCGCGATGGGGGCGACCGATCGGGCGCTCGACGAGCTGCACGCCGAGGGGCACCTCGCGGGCAAGCTCGACGAGATGCAGCACCGCGCGGAGCTCTACGACCTCGTCGACTACGAGTCCTACAACCGCTTCGACTCCGGCGTCTTCAACTTCGAGGTGCGGCGCTGA
- the argJ gene encoding bifunctional glutamate N-acetyltransferase/amino-acid acetyltransferase ArgJ codes for MTVTIPQGFRSAGIAVGLKSTGKPDLALVVNDGPAPASAVVFTSNRAQANPILWSRRVVAQGTARAVVLNSGGANCFTGDFGYDTSRLTAEAVAAAIGEPDAERILVCSTGLIGTGDQAFRDKIVGNVPALAAALSAEDVTAPAAILTTDSVEKTAVRRGDGWTIGAMAKGAGMLAPGLATMLVVITTDAVLSDAALDRALRGATGASFDRLDSDGCMSTNDQVTLLASGASGVAPEEAAFAAALAEVCDELAGKLQADAEGASHDIDIEVRGARSTAEAVEVGRSVARNNLFKAAIFGNDPNWGRVLAAIGTTSAEFDPYAVDVAFNGVRLCHAGAPDRPVEECDLAPRRTHVEIDLFAGEATATIRTNDLTHDYVHENSAYSS; via the coding sequence GTGACCGTCACCATCCCGCAGGGCTTCCGCTCGGCCGGCATCGCCGTCGGGCTCAAGAGCACCGGCAAGCCCGACCTCGCGCTCGTCGTCAACGACGGTCCGGCCCCGGCGAGCGCCGTCGTCTTCACGAGCAACCGCGCGCAGGCGAACCCGATCCTGTGGAGCCGTCGCGTCGTCGCGCAGGGGACCGCCCGAGCCGTGGTGCTGAACTCCGGCGGTGCGAACTGCTTCACCGGAGACTTCGGCTACGACACGAGCCGGCTCACCGCCGAGGCGGTCGCCGCGGCGATCGGGGAGCCGGACGCCGAGCGGATCCTCGTGTGCTCCACCGGGCTGATCGGCACCGGGGATCAGGCGTTCCGCGACAAGATCGTCGGCAACGTCCCCGCGCTCGCCGCCGCGCTCTCCGCCGAGGACGTCACCGCGCCCGCCGCGATCCTCACCACCGACTCCGTCGAGAAGACCGCGGTGCGCCGCGGCGACGGCTGGACGATCGGCGCGATGGCGAAGGGGGCGGGGATGCTCGCCCCCGGACTCGCCACGATGCTCGTGGTCATCACGACGGACGCGGTGCTGAGCGACGCGGCCCTCGACCGCGCACTGCGGGGCGCGACCGGGGCGAGTTTCGACCGGCTCGACTCCGACGGCTGCATGTCGACGAACGACCAGGTGACGCTCCTCGCGAGCGGCGCCTCCGGCGTCGCGCCCGAGGAGGCCGCGTTCGCGGCGGCCCTCGCGGAGGTGTGCGACGAGCTGGCAGGCAAGCTGCAGGCCGACGCCGAGGGCGCGAGCCACGATATCGACATCGAGGTGCGGGGCGCGCGCAGCACGGCGGAGGCCGTCGAGGTGGGCCGATCCGTCGCCCGCAACAACCTCTTCAAGGCCGCCATCTTCGGCAACGACCCCAACTGGGGGCGGGTGCTCGCCGCGATCGGCACGACGAGCGCGGAGTTCGACCCCTACGCCGTCGACGTCGCCTTCAACGGCGTGCGGCTCTGCCACGCCGGCGCCCCCGACCGCCCGGTCGAGGAGTGCGATCTCGCGCCCCGGCGCACGCACGTCGAGATCGACCTCTTCGCGGGCGAGGCGACCGCCACGATCCGCACGAACGATCTCACGCACGACTACGTGCACGAGAACAGCGCCTACTCGAGCTGA
- a CDS encoding bifunctional 2-methylcitrate synthase/citrate synthase has protein sequence MTDIHKGLAGVVVDTTAVSKVNPETNSLLYRGYPVQELAATQPFEAVTLLLWHGELPTADELAAFEREERALRPLDPRTLALLDTLPGTAHPMDVVRTVVSQLGACDDTLHGPGAWTDPELDLARARYLFAQLPTVVAAVQRRRRGLAPIPPRDDLDYASNFLWMTFGELPSAAAVDVFRVSMVLYAEHSFNASTFTARVIASTTADLYSAVVGAIGALKGPLHGGANEAVMHLFDEIGSAERVGPWLDRALAEKRKIMGFGHRVYKRGDSRVPTMRAALEVLLEESGDTGLAELYETLEREFVARKGIYPNLDYPSGPAYRLLGFDTEIFTPLFVAARVTGWTAHIMEQAAANALIRPLSAYDGPEERHVPQG, from the coding sequence ATGACCGACATCCACAAGGGCCTCGCGGGCGTCGTCGTCGACACGACCGCGGTGTCCAAGGTGAACCCCGAGACGAACAGTCTGCTCTACCGGGGCTACCCGGTGCAGGAGCTCGCCGCCACGCAGCCGTTCGAAGCGGTGACGCTGCTGCTGTGGCACGGGGAACTGCCGACGGCCGACGAACTCGCGGCGTTCGAGCGGGAGGAGCGCGCGCTCCGGCCGCTCGACCCGCGCACGCTCGCGCTGCTCGACACGCTCCCCGGCACCGCGCATCCGATGGACGTCGTGCGCACCGTCGTGAGTCAGCTCGGCGCCTGCGACGACACGCTGCACGGGCCGGGCGCCTGGACCGACCCCGAACTCGACCTCGCGCGCGCCCGGTACCTCTTCGCGCAGCTGCCCACCGTCGTCGCGGCCGTGCAGCGCCGCCGTCGCGGCCTCGCCCCGATCCCGCCGCGCGACGACCTCGACTACGCGAGCAATTTCCTGTGGATGACCTTCGGGGAGTTGCCCTCGGCGGCCGCCGTCGACGTGTTCCGCGTGTCGATGGTGCTCTACGCCGAGCACTCCTTCAACGCGTCGACCTTCACCGCCCGGGTCATCGCCTCGACGACGGCCGATCTCTACTCCGCCGTCGTCGGCGCCATCGGCGCGCTCAAGGGCCCCCTCCACGGCGGCGCCAACGAGGCCGTCATGCACCTCTTCGACGAGATCGGCAGCGCCGAGCGGGTGGGGCCGTGGCTCGACCGGGCGCTCGCCGAGAAGCGGAAGATCATGGGCTTCGGGCACCGGGTGTACAAGCGCGGCGACTCGCGCGTGCCGACCATGCGCGCGGCCCTCGAGGTGCTGCTCGAGGAGTCTGGGGACACCGGGCTCGCGGAGTTGTACGAGACCCTGGAGCGCGAGTTCGTCGCGCGTAAGGGCATCTATCCGAACCTCGACTACCCCTCGGGACCGGCGTACCGCCTGCTCGGCTTCGACACGGAGATCTTCACGCCCCTCTTCGTCGCCGCGCGGGTGACGGGGTGGACGGCCCACATCATGGAGCAGGCGGCCGCGAACGCGCTCATCAGGCCCCTCTCGGCGTACGACGGCCCCGAGGAGCGGCACGTGCCGCAGGGCTGA
- the argC gene encoding N-acetyl-gamma-glutamyl-phosphate reductase yields the protein MSYSVAVAGASGYAGGELLRLLAAHPEFEIRTVTGHSSAGQPLVAAQPHLRGLGHLTLQETTPEVLDGHDAVFFALPHGASGALTAELRDVRLAVDCGADHRLASAADWAAFYGGEHHEPWSYGVPELLVGAGSAAGVGAGGRKQREELVGATRIAAPGCNASTVALSLAPGVAAGVIESDDLVSVLAVGPSGAGKAAKTHLLGAELMGSANPYAVGGGHRHIPEIQQALRGAGAADPRISFTPVLVPMSRGILATSSARLVPGTSAAEVRAAWEAAYGEERFVQLLPEGTFPRTADTLGANTCLMGLAVDEAAGRVVVVAALDNLAKGTAGAAIQSANIALGLPESTGLTTNGVAP from the coding sequence ATGAGCTATTCGGTAGCCGTGGCCGGAGCCAGCGGATACGCGGGCGGTGAACTGCTGCGCCTGCTCGCGGCCCACCCCGAGTTCGAGATCCGCACCGTCACGGGGCACTCGAGCGCCGGGCAGCCCCTCGTCGCCGCGCAGCCCCACCTGCGCGGACTCGGCCACCTGACGCTGCAGGAGACGACGCCCGAAGTGCTCGACGGCCACGACGCGGTGTTCTTCGCCCTGCCCCACGGCGCCTCGGGCGCGCTCACCGCCGAGCTGCGCGACGTGCGCCTCGCCGTCGACTGCGGCGCCGATCACCGGCTCGCGAGCGCGGCCGACTGGGCCGCGTTCTACGGCGGGGAGCACCACGAGCCCTGGAGCTACGGCGTGCCCGAGCTGCTCGTCGGCGCCGGCAGCGCTGCCGGCGTCGGAGCCGGCGGGCGCAAGCAGCGCGAGGAGCTCGTCGGTGCGACGCGCATCGCCGCGCCCGGATGCAACGCCTCGACCGTGGCGCTCTCCCTCGCCCCGGGCGTGGCCGCCGGGGTCATCGAGTCCGACGACCTCGTCTCGGTGCTCGCCGTCGGACCCTCCGGCGCCGGCAAGGCGGCGAAGACCCATCTCCTCGGCGCGGAGCTCATGGGCTCCGCGAACCCGTACGCGGTCGGCGGCGGCCATCGCCACATCCCCGAGATCCAGCAGGCGCTCCGCGGCGCGGGGGCCGCGGACCCGCGGATCAGCTTCACGCCCGTGCTCGTGCCGATGAGTCGCGGGATCCTCGCGACCTCCTCCGCCCGGCTCGTCCCTGGGACGAGCGCGGCCGAGGTGCGCGCCGCGTGGGAGGCCGCGTACGGCGAGGAGCGCTTCGTCCAGCTCCTCCCGGAGGGGACCTTCCCGCGCACCGCCGACACCCTCGGAGCGAACACCTGCCTCATGGGGCTCGCCGTCGACGAGGCGGCCGGCCGCGTCGTCGTGGTCGCCGCCCTCGACAACCTCGCCAAGGGCACCGCCGGAGCCGCGATCCAGTCCGCGAACATCGCCCTCGGCCTCCCGGAATCGACCGGGCTCACCACGAATGGAGTCGCACCGTGA
- a CDS encoding enoyl-CoA hydratase gives MDAYTCIIAETRGRVATITLNRPEALNALNGALVRELIDAATGFDADPGIGAIVITGSAKAFAAGADIKEMAEHGYAEMLLGGPFPGWVGFERLRTPIIAAVSGFALGGGCELAMMCDIILAADTAKFGQPEITLGILPGFGGSQRLPRAIGKYKAAEMILTGRMMGAEEAERAGLVSRIVPADELLAEAAALAETIASKSLPAVIAAKDALQAAQEMPLAEGLRFERQAFAAAFATEDQKEGMRAFAEKRAPEFRHR, from the coding sequence ATGGACGCATACACCTGCATCATCGCCGAGACGCGCGGACGCGTCGCGACGATCACGCTCAACCGGCCCGAGGCCCTCAACGCGCTCAACGGCGCGCTCGTGCGCGAGCTCATCGACGCGGCGACGGGATTCGACGCCGACCCGGGGATCGGCGCAATCGTGATCACCGGATCGGCGAAGGCCTTCGCCGCGGGCGCGGACATCAAGGAGATGGCCGAGCACGGCTACGCCGAGATGCTTCTCGGCGGGCCCTTCCCGGGATGGGTCGGATTCGAGCGCCTGCGCACCCCGATCATCGCCGCCGTGTCGGGCTTCGCCCTCGGCGGCGGATGCGAACTCGCGATGATGTGCGACATCATCCTCGCCGCCGACACGGCGAAGTTCGGCCAGCCGGAGATCACCCTCGGCATCCTGCCCGGCTTCGGGGGATCGCAGCGGCTGCCGCGCGCCATCGGCAAGTACAAGGCCGCCGAGATGATCCTCACCGGCCGCATGATGGGCGCCGAGGAGGCCGAGCGCGCCGGTCTCGTCTCCCGGATCGTGCCGGCGGACGAGCTCCTCGCGGAGGCCGCCGCGCTCGCCGAGACCATCGCCTCGAAGTCCCTGCCCGCCGTCATCGCGGCGAAGGACGCGCTGCAGGCCGCGCAGGAGATGCCGCTCGCGGAGGGGCTGCGCTTCGAACGCCAGGCCTTCGCCGCCGCCTTCGCCACGGAGGATCAGAAGGAGGGGATGCGCGCCTTCGCCGAGAAGCGCGCACCCGAGTTCCGCCACCGCTGA